The DNA segment ACAGCAAACATTTGGAATATAACAGTAAGGAAGAGTTATGAAACATTTACAGGATTTGCCTGTATGGCGGGAGCTGTGGAAGCATTTCGATGCAACCAAAAGCCTGCATATGCGCGATTTGTTCGAGCAAGACCCCGAACGGGCGCAGCGTTACTGGCTGGAAGTAGGCGGTTTGATTTTAGATTATTCGAAAAACCGCATTACCGACGAAACATTGTCTCTGCTGATGCAACTTGCCCGCGAATCAGGCGTGCCGGAGCGTATCAAACAGATGTTCCGCGGCGAAAAAATCAACACAACGGAAAACCGTGCCGTATTGCATGTGGCTTTGCGCAACCGCACCAATGCCCCGATCCGTGTCGACGGCGAAGACGTGATGCCCCAAGTCAACCGCGTGTTGAGCCGTATGGGCGAGTTTGCACACGAAGTACGCAGCGGCGAATGGCTGGGCTATACCAACCAAGTGATTACCGATGTGGTCAATATCGGTATCGGCGGTTCCGATTTGGGGCCGTTGATGATGTGTACGGCACTCAAGCCTTACGGCCATCCGCGTTTGAAAATGCACTTTGTATCGAATGTGGACGGCTCGCAGTTGCGTGATGTGCTGGAAAAGGTGCACCCCGAAACCACGTTGTTCATCATCGCTTCCAAAACCTTTACCACGCAAGAAACCCTAACCAATGCGTTAACCGCCCGCGAATGGTTCTTGAAATATGCTGATGAAGAATCTGCCGTAGCCAAGCACTTCGTAGCCGTATCGACCAACAAAAAAGCCGTGGCCGATTTCGGTATCGACACCGCCAATATGTTCGAGTTTTGGGATTGGGTCGGCGGGCGTTACAGCCTGTGGTCTGCCATCGGCTTGCCGATTATGCTTTATTTGGGCGAAGAAAACTTTATCGAAATGCTCAACGGCGCGCATCTGATGGACCAGCATTTCTTCAATGCGCCGTTGGAACAGAATATGCCTGTGCTGTTGGCATTGATCGGTATCTGGTATATCAACTATTACGGAGGCGGAAGCCACATCATCGCCCCGTACGACCAACACCTGCACCGCCTGCCCAAATTCATCCAGCAGCTGGATATGGAGAGCAACGGCAAACAGGTTACGCTCGACGGACAAGCGGTAGCCCATGAAACCGCACCGATTATCTGGGGCGAAACCGGCATCAACGGCCAACACGCTTTCTTCCAACTGCTGCATCAAGGCACGCACATTACGCCGATTGATTTGATTGCTTCGCTGCAAAAACGCAGCAATCTGCCCGGTCATCACGAGATTTTGCTGGCCAACGTATTCGCTCAAGCCGAAGCCTTTATGCGCGGCAAAACGCCCGACGAAGTGCGCGTCGAACTGAAAGCGCAGGGCATGGATGAAGCGCGCATCGAAGAATTGGTGCCGCATAAAACCTTCTCCGGCAACCGCCCCAGCAATCTGATTCTAATGAACAAAATCAACCCCCGCAACATGGGCAGCCTGATTGCGCTGTATGAACACAAAACCTTCGTGCAGGGCATTATTTGGGGCATCAACAGCTTCGACCAATGGGGCGTGGAGTTGGGCAAACAGCTTGCCAAAACCATTTTGTCGGAGCTGACGGGAGAAACCGCCGTTCAGCAGCACGACAGCTCAACCGAACGCTTGATCCGCCTCTACCGCAATGCCAATTGTGACAAAGACAGCGGCTGCCAATAGGCTCAAGCATCTCAGGCCGTCTGAAAACATGTTTTCAGACGGCACGCAATAATAGGGTATATAAAAAATAGCAATATCCGTTTAGTAAAAAGATGAGTATTATCAGTTGTTTTCAGCTATTGTTGCGCTTGGCGGCAATGCGGGAATAGCAATTTTTTAATCAATCGAGTTTGTATAAGGATTTGAAAAAATGTCTACGCAATCACAAACAAACAATAATTTTGCATTGTCGGTGTTGACCACATTGTTTTTCATGATGGGTTTCATCACATGCATGAACGACATTCTGATTCCCCATCTGAAAAGCATCTTCAACCTGACTTACACGCAGGCGATGCTGATTCAGTTCTGTTTCTTCGCCGCGTATGCCGTGATGTCGATTCCGATGGGCAAACTGGTAGAAAAAGTCGGCTATAAAAACGGCGTTATCGGCGGCTTTCTGATTGCCGCTCTCGGCTGTTTCTTGTTCTATCCCGCAGCGGGCAGCCACTCTTACCCGATTTTCTTGGGCGCATTGTTTGTGTTGGCATCCGGCATCGTGCTGCTGCAAGTGGCAGGTAACCCATACGTTACCCTGATGGCCAAACCGGGCAAAGAATCGTCTACACTCACCCTGATTCAGGCGTTCAACTCTTTGGCAACCATGATTGCCCCGCCTTTGGGTGCGATGCTGATTTTCGTGGATGCCACGGCCAGCGAAGCCGAACGTATTTCTTCCGTACAGATTCCCTACTTGGGTTTGGCGGGTTTTCTGATTCTGTTGGCCGTCGTGGTTAAGATGCTTCATTTGCCCGATGCGCGCAAAATCGCCGAAGAAGTTACCGAACACAATCACGACGGCAAAACCAGCGTATGGCAATACAAACACATGGTATTGGGTGCCGCTGCGATTTTCTGCTACGTTGGCGCCGAAGTGGCCATCGGTTCGCTGATGATTAACGTGTTGGAAGAAGTGGCCGGATTAAACCACTCTACCGGTGCGTTTTACCTGTCGTTCTACTGGGGCGGGGCAATGGTCGGCCGCTTTATCGGTTCGGCGATGATGAACAAAATCGCTCCCAACAAATACCTGACTTTCAATGCTTTGGCTGCGATTGCGCTGATTATTATTGCCATTTCCGCCGGCGGCGGCGCAGTAACCCAGTGGGCACTGTTGGGTATCGGTTTCTTCAATTCGATTATGTTCCCGACCATTTTCTCTCTGGCCACCAAAGGCTTGGGTAAATTTACCGGTGCGGCTTCGGGCATTATCTGTACGGCAATTGTGGGCGGTGCGATTGTGCCGGTGGTTCAAGGCTTCTTTGCCGACAACGCCGGCCTGTTGGTATCGTTCATCGTGCCTGCCATTTGCTACATGTACATCACGTTCTTCGCAACCAAAGGTTACAAAGCAGACGAAGTTGCTTAACGTCTGTTTCCCAACCGGATTGATATATCGACCAAACATGCCGTCTGAAAGTACAGGCGGCATGTTTTTTGTTTTCATCCTATGTTAAAAAGCGTAATATAGATAAGTTGAAACCTTTGCAAAACTTTTGTCTGCCGCGCATCTCTGCGTTGTGGATGTGCTGTAAACCTTGAACTGCATCCGCATCAGGGAGTTTTGCAAAGGTTTTAGGCTCGAATTTTTGTTTTCATCCGTTTCCCTGTTAATTCCAGAAAGGTAGCACTATGTTTTTCGACAAAATCGAAGCTGCTCCGGCCGACCCCATTTTAGGCTTGGGCGAGGCGTTCAAAGCAGAAACCCGTGAAAATAAAGTGAACTTGGGTATTGGTGTATATAAAGACGCCCAAGGCCAAACGCCGATTGTGAAAGCGGTTAAAGAGGCGGAAAAACGCTTGCTTGAAACCGAAAACACCAAAAACTACCTGACTATCGACGGCGTGGCCGAATACAACGCCCAAACGCAAAAACTGCTCTTTGGCGCAGACAGCGAAATCATCGCCTCCAAGCGCGCCAAAACTGCACAGAGTTTGGGCGGAACGGGTGCGCTGCGTGTGGCTGCCGAATTTATCAAACGCCAAACCGGCGCGAAAAACGTATGGATTTCCGCCCCAACTTGGCCGAACCACAATGCGATTTTCAAAGCCGCCGGAATCAATATCTGCGATTACCGCTACTACGACAAAACCACCCACGGTTTGGATTGGAACGGTTTGATTGAGGATTTGGGCCGTGCCGAAAAAGGCGATGTGGTGCTGCTGCACGGCTGCTGCCACAATCCTACCGGTATCGACCCCACGCCCGAACAATGGGAAACCTTGGCAAAAATGTCGGCCGAAAAAGGCTGGCTGCCCCTGTTTGACTTTGCTTATCAAGGTTTTGCCAACGGTTTGGAAGAAGATGCCTACGGTTTGCGGGCTTTTGCCAAGCTGAGTAAAGAATTGCTGGTGGCCAGCTCGTATTCAAAAAACTTCGGCATGTATAACGAGCGCGTGGGTGCGTTTACTTTGGTTGCAGCCGATGAAGAAACCGCCAACCGCGCATTCAGCCAAGTGAAAACCATCATCCGCACGCTGTATTCCAACCCCGCTTCACACGGCGGTTCGACTGTTGCTTTGGTGTTGAAAGATGAAGCATTGAAAGCGCAATGGATTGCCGAATTGGACGAAATGCGCGGCCGCATTAAAGAGATGCGTCAGAAATTTGTCGATTTGTTGAAAGAATACGGTGCCGAGCAGGATTTCAGCTTTATCGTGAAACAAAACGGCATGTTCTCGTTTTCAGGTTTGACACCCGAACAGGTTGACCGACTGAAAGACGAATTTGCCATTTATGCTGTACGCTCCGGCCGCATCAACGTAGCCGGTATCACCGAAGACAATATCCGCTATCTGTGCGAAAGCATTGTGAAAGTGTTGTAAGCATTATAGTCAATTGGCTTAATTTTGATACACGGCAGCAAGCCGCAGACAGTACGGTTAATACGGAAAGGCGCAGCAATGCAGCAGTAAAAGTTAAGTTGATTGGTTATAGCTGTTTAAAAGTCTGTTGAAAGTATCTAATCAATAAGGCCGTCTGAAAGGAAACTTAATTCTTTCAGACGGCCTTTGTGTTTTCAAACCGGCTTATTCGGGAATACGCAGTTTTTGTCCGGGGTAAATTTTGTTGGGGTCGCTCAACATGGGTTTGTTGGCTTCGAAAATTTTCATATATTGATTGGCATCGCCGTAGTATTTTTTAGCGATAGCAGACAGGGTGTCTCCGCTGACCACATCATGATATTTGGCTTCTGCTGCTGCGGGGAACGAGAGATTGTTGTCTACATCAGACACGCCGGTAACATTGCCTGCGGCCAAAACGGCTTTTTCTGCGGCTTCTTGCGAAGGGGCTGAACCGTTGAGCGTTACTTTGCCGCTGGCTCCGTCGAAAGATACGCTCAAGCCGGTCAGGCCGAGATTTTGTTTTTCAATATAGTTTTGAATCGCGGCAGAAGCTTTGTTGTTTAAGTCTTCCACATTGGCGGCTGCGGCTGCGGCCACTTCTTTTTCGTCTTTTCCAAACAGTTTTTCGCCTGCGTTTTTGATAAAGCTAAACAAACCCATTGTTCATTCCTTTTCGTGTGTTGATGAATCGTCCGGCGAGCCGGCCTTGCTTGGATTATAGACAAAAATGTTTTAGGCAAGTGCGGGGAACAATAAGATTACTTTGTTTTACATTAAAGTAAACGGTGGGCAAATACGGATACAATGTTTATTTAAACAAAAAGTAATATTAAAAAACATAAAGATGCGGTTGGTGCGGAATGATTTTGGCAGTCTGTAAGGTGCGGCGCATTTCTGCGTTGTGCGTTGCCGCTCTTGGACTGCATCCGCATTTGGCGTTTTACAAAGGTTTCAGCCTGTTCGGAACATATGAAAGCAAAGGAGAAATGCTATGACCAAACTTTATCTCGGTCCTGTGTTGTCGTTTCGCGGTGGCGCGGAATGCGGAGAATGGAAAGTAACCGCTTTGATTGCGGTATCAAACAGCGCGCCGTTTCCGGTTGTAAGGGTGGACGGCAAGCCGACTTGCGCGCCTAAAATTCTGATGGAACACGGCGGTAAAGCTTATCTGCGTTACGATTTGTCGGTTGCGCAGCAGGCGCAAGAAAGAAAAGTCGAATATTGCATCGACGGTGTGGATGAAGTTTGGCATTTCACCGTGCCTGCGCTGGGTCAGGCTCCGCGTATGATTTATGTGTCGTGCAACGGTTTTTCGGATGCGAACGGTATCCGCAAGCTGATTAAAGGCGAAAATGCGGTTTGGGAAGATATTTTGTGCAATCACGATAAATCAGTGCGGCCGCCGGGCTACCAAATCGACAAAGAGCAGCTATGGCATGAAACCCGCACGCACGATTGCGGTTTGCAGCGTTTTCATCTGCTGGTGATGGGCGGCGACCAGATTTATTTCGACCCGATTTGGGAAGACATCAAACTGCTGAAAAAGTGGATCGGTCTGCCGCGCAAAGAGCAGCTGAAATATAAAGTCAGCGCGTCGCTCGAGAAAGCGATTGAAGACTACTACATCGATTTTTATCTCAGCCGTTGGTTGCCGCGTAACCACGCGCCGTGGGGTTCGGTTAATAAAACCCTTGATTCGGCACACGGCATGGCACGGAT comes from the Neisseria dumasiana genome and includes:
- the pgi gene encoding glucose-6-phosphate isomerase, which codes for MKHLQDLPVWRELWKHFDATKSLHMRDLFEQDPERAQRYWLEVGGLILDYSKNRITDETLSLLMQLARESGVPERIKQMFRGEKINTTENRAVLHVALRNRTNAPIRVDGEDVMPQVNRVLSRMGEFAHEVRSGEWLGYTNQVITDVVNIGIGGSDLGPLMMCTALKPYGHPRLKMHFVSNVDGSQLRDVLEKVHPETTLFIIASKTFTTQETLTNALTAREWFLKYADEESAVAKHFVAVSTNKKAVADFGIDTANMFEFWDWVGGRYSLWSAIGLPIMLYLGEENFIEMLNGAHLMDQHFFNAPLEQNMPVLLALIGIWYINYYGGGSHIIAPYDQHLHRLPKFIQQLDMESNGKQVTLDGQAVAHETAPIIWGETGINGQHAFFQLLHQGTHITPIDLIASLQKRSNLPGHHEILLANVFAQAEAFMRGKTPDEVRVELKAQGMDEARIEELVPHKTFSGNRPSNLILMNKINPRNMGSLIALYEHKTFVQGIIWGINSFDQWGVELGKQLAKTILSELTGETAVQQHDSSTERLIRLYRNANCDKDSGCQ
- a CDS encoding amino acid aminotransferase, encoding MFFDKIEAAPADPILGLGEAFKAETRENKVNLGIGVYKDAQGQTPIVKAVKEAEKRLLETENTKNYLTIDGVAEYNAQTQKLLFGADSEIIASKRAKTAQSLGGTGALRVAAEFIKRQTGAKNVWISAPTWPNHNAIFKAAGINICDYRYYDKTTHGLDWNGLIEDLGRAEKGDVVLLHGCCHNPTGIDPTPEQWETLAKMSAEKGWLPLFDFAYQGFANGLEEDAYGLRAFAKLSKELLVASSYSKNFGMYNERVGAFTLVAADEETANRAFSQVKTIIRTLYSNPASHGGSTVALVLKDEALKAQWIAELDEMRGRIKEMRQKFVDLLKEYGAEQDFSFIVKQNGMFSFSGLTPEQVDRLKDEFAIYAVRSGRINVAGITEDNIRYLCESIVKVL
- the lysM gene encoding peptidoglycan-binding protein LysM, producing the protein MGLFSFIKNAGEKLFGKDEKEVAAAAAANVEDLNNKASAAIQNYIEKQNLGLTGLSVSFDGASGKVTLNGSAPSQEAAEKAVLAAGNVTGVSDVDNNLSFPAAAEAKYHDVVSGDTLSAIAKKYYGDANQYMKIFEANKPMLSDPNKIYPGQKLRIPE
- a CDS encoding sugar MFS transporter — encoded protein: MSTQSQTNNNFALSVLTTLFFMMGFITCMNDILIPHLKSIFNLTYTQAMLIQFCFFAAYAVMSIPMGKLVEKVGYKNGVIGGFLIAALGCFLFYPAAGSHSYPIFLGALFVLASGIVLLQVAGNPYVTLMAKPGKESSTLTLIQAFNSLATMIAPPLGAMLIFVDATASEAERISSVQIPYLGLAGFLILLAVVVKMLHLPDARKIAEEVTEHNHDGKTSVWQYKHMVLGAAAIFCYVGAEVAIGSLMINVLEEVAGLNHSTGAFYLSFYWGGAMVGRFIGSAMMNKIAPNKYLTFNALAAIALIIIAISAGGGAVTQWALLGIGFFNSIMFPTIFSLATKGLGKFTGAASGIICTAIVGGAIVPVVQGFFADNAGLLVSFIVPAICYMYITFFATKGYKADEVA